A segment of the Sphingopyxis sp. OAS728 genome:
CGCCCCTATGCGATCGGCTGGCACGGCAACGCGCTGCTCGTGCGCAAGGGGATCGAGGTCGAAGAAAGCCACGCGCTCCACCTGCCGACGCTCGAACCGCGCGGCGCCGTTGCCGCGACGCTGCGCATCGGGGACACGCGGCTGCGTGTCGTCGGCATGCATCTCGACATTTCGGGGCTGCGCCGCCGCCAGCAGGCGCGCGCGATCCTCCACCATGTTGCCGAGGGCGAGGCCTTGCCGACGATCCTGATGGGCGACTGCAACGAGTGGCGCAACCGCGGCGGCTGCCTCGCCGATTTCGGCGAGCGCCACCACATGGTCGACACCGGGCACAGCTTTCACAGCCGCCGCCCCGTCGCCAAGCTCGACCGTATCTTTGCCACGCCCGATCTCGAAGCGGTCGAGGCCGGGGTGCACCAGAGCGCGCTTGCCGCGCGCGCATCGGACCATTTGCCAATCTGGGCGCGATTTAAAGCCGCCGACTGAACTGCCTAAAATTTAGGCAAGGCACTGCCTTTCCTGCCCATCGAACGACCGATTGTTCGCTGCATCGGCTCCAGACCGTCACAAAATGTTAACTTTCGCGCCGCCCGCGCAATCTGGCACAGCTGTTGCAGTGCAACATGGTGCCATTAGCAAAAGGGGGCGTCATGAAGCTGATCTTGGCCATCATCAAACCATTCAAGCTCGACGAGGTGCGCGAAGCGCTCACCGGCCTGGGCATCGCCGGCATGACCGTGACCGAGGTCAAGGGCTTCGGCCGGCAAAAGGGGCAGACCGAAATCTACCGCGGCGCCGAATATGCCACCAACATGGTGCCGAAGGTGAAGATCGAGCTCGTCTGCGACGATGCGCTCGCCGCAAGGGCGGTCGAAACGCTACAGCAGACGGCCGGCACCGGATCGATCGGCGACGGCAAGATTTTCGTCCTCGACGTCGGTCAGGCCGTGCGCATCCGCACCGGCGAGACCGGCGAGGCGGCACTGTAATGATAAAGGGGGAAGCAATGAACTTCGCAAACAAGATTGCGGCGGGAGCCGGGGCCGCGGGCCTCGCACTCTTCGCCGCACTGCCCGTTTGGGCGCAGGAAGCGGCACCCGCCGTCGCCGAAGCCGCCACGCCGACGCCCGACAAGGGTGACACCGCCTGGATGATGATCTCGACCGTGCTCGTCATGGCGATGATCGTCCCGGGCCTCGCGCTGTTCTACGGCGGCCTCGTCCGCACCAAGAATATGGCGTCGGTGCTGACCCAGATCCTCGCCGTCGCAGCGCTTGCGATGATCATGTGGGTGATGTTCGGCTACAGCCTTGCCTTCGGCGGCGATGCCAACCAGTTCATCTCGTCGGGCAAGGCCTTCCTCGCCGGCGTCACCGCCGATTCGACCGTCGCGACCTTCACCGACGGCGTCGTGATCCCCGAATTTGTGTTCATCGCCTTCCAGATGACCTTCTCGGCAATCACTGTCGCGCTGGTCCTCGGCGGCCTCGTCGAGCGCATGAAATTCTCGGCGGTCATGGTCTTCGCCATCGTCTGGCTGACCATCGTCTATTACCCGATCGCACATATGGTCTGGTATCTTGGCGGCACCGACGAAGCGACCGGCCTGATCTTCGGCTGGGGCGCGCTCGATTTCGCGGGCGGCACCGTCGTCCACATCAACGCGGGTATCGCCGCGCTCGTCGGCTGCCTCATTATCGGCAAGCGTTCGGGCTACCAGAAGGACATCATGGCGCCGCACTCGCTGACCATGACCCTGATCGGCACCGGTTTGCTGTGGGTGGGCTGGTTCGGCTTCAACGCCGGCTCGGCGCTCGAAGCCAATGGCTCGGCCGGTCTCGCGCTGATCAACACCTTCACCGCGACCGCCGCCGGCGTCCTCTTCTGGATGCTCACCGAACGCGTCCTCGGCCACAAGGGCTCGCTGCTCGGCGCTTGTTCGGGTGCGATCGCCGGCCTCGTCGCCGTGACCCCCGCTGCGGGCAATTCGGGTCCGTTCGGCGCGATCCTGCTTGGCGCGATCGCCGGTATCGTCTGCTGCTGGTTCGTGATGAAGCTGAAAGCGAAACTCGGCTTCGACGACTCGCTCGACGTGTTCGGTATCCACGGCATCGGCGGCCTGATCGGCTCGATCCTCACCGCGGTCACCATGCTGCCCGCGCTCGGCGGTCCGGGTGCCGACGATTATGATCTGGCTGGCCAGCTCGTCATCCAGATCAAGTCGGTCGGCGTCGCCGTCATCTGGTCGGCGGTCGGGTCCGCCATCGCCTTCTACATCGCCAAGGCCGTCACCGGCGGGCGCGTCTCCGAAGAGGTGGAGCGCGAAGGCCTCGACCTCGGCGAGCATGGGGAGCGCGCCTACAACTATTGATCGACGAGACAGGATACCCGCCACCGTACGCTCTCTCTCCTTTCAAAACGGCGGCGGCGGGATCCTACCGAGGTTCCTCCTGCGAACCACTGGCCGGGGCTTGTCCCCGGCCTTTTTTTCCGATTGTGGCCGGGACGGCCGCGGGCCCGGGGCTTGTCCCCGGCCTTTTTTTGCCCGTCGTATCGACTGTGGCCGCGGCGCAACATCTCGCGGTAATTTTGTTGCGCGCGATTCGAGCTCCATTGCGAATTGATGACAAGAGGCGCACCATCCTGTCCGGACCAGCAAAGATTGGCCATCAGGAGGAGGATTAAAATGAATGCACGAGCTTCCATGCTCGCGGGCTTGTCGTGCCTTGCGCTCGCAAGCACCCCGGCAGTGGCGCAGGATGCGCCCGAAAACAGCTATGATGGCAACGAGATTATCGTCACCGCGACCAAGCGCGACGCGAGCCTTCAGGATGTTCCCTTCTCGATCAATGCGCAGACCGAACGCGCGATCGAGCGCGCCAACGCGAGCACGGTCGAGGATCTTTCGCGTAATGTTGCGGGCCTGACCGTCCAGAATCTCGGGCCCGGCCAAAGCCAAGTGTCGGTGCGCGGCGTTTCGGCAGGCCAGATCGCCCGCGACCAGCCCGGCGTGAAGGAACAGGTCGGCGTCTATCTCGACGAATCGGTCGTCTCGCTGTCGCTGTTCACCCCCGACCTCGACCTGTTCGATTTGAACCGCGTCGAGACGCTGCGCGGGCCACAGGGGACGCTTTTCGGCTCGGGATCGGTCGGCGGCACGCTCCGCTACATCACCAACCAGCCCAATCTCGATCGCATCGAGGGCAAAGTCGAAGGCAATGTGAACCTTGTCGACGGCGACGATTTCGGCGGCCATCTGAAAGGCGCGATCAACCTGCCACTCAGCCCCAATCTCGCGATGCGCGCGGTCGGCTATTACACGCGCTACGCGGGCTTCATCGACGCGCTCCGCGAAGGCGGCGGGACAAGCGAGGACGTCAACAGCGGCGAACGTTATGGCGGGCGCTTCTCCTTGCTCTGGAAACCCGCCGAAGATCTGTCGATCACCCCGCGCTTCGTCTATCAGAAGGTCAAGACCGACGGCTTCAACCGGCAGGAGGTCTATAACCTCTTTGCCAATGATTTCACGACGACGCGGCCGCGCGTCGTGTTCGACGAACGCCAGCAATATCTGCTGCTCGACGAGGCGTTCGAAGATGAGGTCAAGCTCTTCGACCTCACGATGAACTATGACGGCGACGTGATCGGCGTGACGTCGGTGACGACTTACACAGACCGCGACATCCTCGTCAGCCGCGACGCAAGCGCGCTCACGGGCAGCGTGTCGTCGGACCTTGGCTTTCCCGATGCGGGCATCCTGCTGCCCTCGAACCTCGTCGATACCACGGGGGTCAAACAGTTCACGCAGGAAGTGCGGGTGAACTCGTCGGGCGACGGTCCCTTCCAGTGGCTGATCGGCGGTTACTATGCGAACGTCAAACGCGACTATACCCAGCGCCTGCCGACCCCAGGCTATGACGCCTTCACCAACCAGTTCTTCATCAACGCCTGCAACGCCGATCCCGACGATTGCGGACCGGGGGGCGTGCCGCTCACCGCGGCCGATATCGCCAACGGCTTCGGACCCGATTCGCCGTATAATGCCGACATTCCCTATGATCTCTCGCAGATCGCGATCTTCGGCGAGGTTAGCTACGACTTTACCGATCGCCTCACCGCGACATTGGGCGGACGCTATTATGCGTTCGACGAAAGCCGGCGATTCGTTTCGGGCGGGCTGTTCCCGAATGGCGACAATGCGCGTGACAAGACGTCGTCGACCGGCTTCTCGCCGCGCCTGCTGCTGAGTTACGATGTCGCCGACGGGATCACGCTCAACGCGCAGGCGTCGAAGGGCTTCCGCCTCGGCGGGGTCAACGATCCGCTCAACCTCCCGCTATGCGACGGCGGCAACGCGGGTGGTCCCGATGCCGAGACCTTCGGCGGGCGGCCGCGCTACGACGATGAGACGCTGTGGAACTATGAAGGCGGCGTAAAGGCGCAGTTCGGCGGCATCACCTTCAACGCCGCGGGCTTCTATACGAAGATCAACAATCTGCAGGTCACCGCCGACGCCGGAAGCTGCTCGTCGCGTATCGTCTTCAACGCCGATGCGCACACGATGGGGCTCGAATTCGAGCTGTCGGCCAGCCCGGTCACCGGGCTCGATCTCGGGCTGTCGGGGAGTTATGTCGAGGCCGAGTTCGATTCGACGCTGACCCGCCCGAACGGGACGGTGATCGAGGGGATCCGCAACGGCAACCGTTTGCCCTCGGTTCCGCGGTTCCAGATGGCGGCGAATGCGACCTACAGCTTCCCCATCGATCCGTCGGCGGACACCAATGCGTTTGTCACCGCGTCGTTCCAGCATGTCGGCAGTCGCTACACCCAGCCGGGCGATCAGGAGAACAACCCGCGGACCTTCGTCCACGGCTTCACCTTCGGCGGCGCACCCATCGGCTCGGCGACGACGCTCGACCTCAAGCTGCCCGACTATCAGCTCGTGAACCTCGGCGCGGGGATCGAGTTTCCGAACGAGCTCGAAATCTCGGTTTATGTGAACAATCTGCTCGACGAAAATGCGCTGCTCGCCTTCGACCGCGAACGCGGCGGACGCGCGCGGCTCGGCTTTGCGACGAACCAGCCGCGCACCTTCGGCGTCACCGTTCGCAAGGGCTTCTGAGGATGGAAAACGGGCCGGGACATATACGTTCCGGCCCGTTTTTACGCCCTGAAATGCTGCACAAATTTTGTGCAGCATTGCCGTAATTTTGGCCTTTTCAACATGACATTAATATGGCATTCATTGGGTCAACAGTTTCAGGAGGGGAGAGCCTGAAAGGCTGGGCCGGGA
Coding sequences within it:
- a CDS encoding P-II family nitrogen regulator — protein: MKLILAIIKPFKLDEVREALTGLGIAGMTVTEVKGFGRQKGQTEIYRGAEYATNMVPKVKIELVCDDALAARAVETLQQTAGTGSIGDGKIFVLDVGQAVRIRTGETGEAAL
- a CDS encoding endonuclease/exonuclease/phosphatase family protein encodes the protein MIKVASYNMRKGIGLDRRRDPGRVLSVLGELDADIVALQEADRRFGTRASAIPPHMFDEHSDYVPVDLLSGRPYAIGWHGNALLVRKGIEVEESHALHLPTLEPRGAVAATLRIGDTRLRVVGMHLDISGLRRRQQARAILHHVAEGEALPTILMGDCNEWRNRGGCLADFGERHHMVDTGHSFHSRRPVAKLDRIFATPDLEAVEAGVHQSALAARASDHLPIWARFKAAD
- a CDS encoding TonB-dependent receptor — encoded protein: MNARASMLAGLSCLALASTPAVAQDAPENSYDGNEIIVTATKRDASLQDVPFSINAQTERAIERANASTVEDLSRNVAGLTVQNLGPGQSQVSVRGVSAGQIARDQPGVKEQVGVYLDESVVSLSLFTPDLDLFDLNRVETLRGPQGTLFGSGSVGGTLRYITNQPNLDRIEGKVEGNVNLVDGDDFGGHLKGAINLPLSPNLAMRAVGYYTRYAGFIDALREGGGTSEDVNSGERYGGRFSLLWKPAEDLSITPRFVYQKVKTDGFNRQEVYNLFANDFTTTRPRVVFDERQQYLLLDEAFEDEVKLFDLTMNYDGDVIGVTSVTTYTDRDILVSRDASALTGSVSSDLGFPDAGILLPSNLVDTTGVKQFTQEVRVNSSGDGPFQWLIGGYYANVKRDYTQRLPTPGYDAFTNQFFINACNADPDDCGPGGVPLTAADIANGFGPDSPYNADIPYDLSQIAIFGEVSYDFTDRLTATLGGRYYAFDESRRFVSGGLFPNGDNARDKTSSTGFSPRLLLSYDVADGITLNAQASKGFRLGGVNDPLNLPLCDGGNAGGPDAETFGGRPRYDDETLWNYEGGVKAQFGGITFNAAGFYTKINNLQVTADAGSCSSRIVFNADAHTMGLEFELSASPVTGLDLGLSGSYVEAEFDSTLTRPNGTVIEGIRNGNRLPSVPRFQMAANATYSFPIDPSADTNAFVTASFQHVGSRYTQPGDQENNPRTFVHGFTFGGAPIGSATTLDLKLPDYQLVNLGAGIEFPNELEISVYVNNLLDENALLAFDRERGGRARLGFATNQPRTFGVTVRKGF
- a CDS encoding ammonium transporter, with product MNFANKIAAGAGAAGLALFAALPVWAQEAAPAVAEAATPTPDKGDTAWMMISTVLVMAMIVPGLALFYGGLVRTKNMASVLTQILAVAALAMIMWVMFGYSLAFGGDANQFISSGKAFLAGVTADSTVATFTDGVVIPEFVFIAFQMTFSAITVALVLGGLVERMKFSAVMVFAIVWLTIVYYPIAHMVWYLGGTDEATGLIFGWGALDFAGGTVVHINAGIAALVGCLIIGKRSGYQKDIMAPHSLTMTLIGTGLLWVGWFGFNAGSALEANGSAGLALINTFTATAAGVLFWMLTERVLGHKGSLLGACSGAIAGLVAVTPAAGNSGPFGAILLGAIAGIVCCWFVMKLKAKLGFDDSLDVFGIHGIGGLIGSILTAVTMLPALGGPGADDYDLAGQLVIQIKSVGVAVIWSAVGSAIAFYIAKAVTGGRVSEEVEREGLDLGEHGERAYNY